The DNA window AAAGACGACGAACGCGAGGAGGAACTCGCCGACTTCATCCGCGAGAAGGGCGGCGAGTTCGGCACCGTCACCGGTCGCCCCCGCCGAATCGGCTGGCTCGACATGCCGATGCTCCGCCACGCCGCGCGCGTCAGCGGGTTCACCGGCATCGCCGTCAACCATCTCGACGTCCTCGCCGGACTGGACGAGGTGAAGGTGGGCCACTCCTACGAGTTAGACGGCGAGGAACTGCTGACGATGCCCGCGACGACCGAACGGTGGGCGGACTGTGAACCGACCCTCCGCGAGTTCGAACCGTGGCCGGAAGTCGACTGGACCGCCGTCGCCGAGGAGGGGTACGACGCCATCCCCGAGAACGCCCGGACGTACCTCAACTACCTCACCGAGGAGATGGGCGTGCCCGTCTACGCCGTCGGCGTCGGCCCGGACCGCGCCGAAACCGTCGAACTCGTCAACCCCTTCGAGCGGTAAGTCGGTCCGTTCGACCGCTTACCCCGCGTCGATTTTTACGAGCACCGTGTCGGTGAGAGCGCCGTCACCGAACGGCGGCGTTCGTCCCCGACTTCGCGCCTCCCTTCCGTCGAATCGGAGAATCCGTACCCTTTTGTTTCACCCCGTCCATCCGTCGCACGATGAAGGAATCCCTGATGGACATCCTCTGTGACCCCCTCGACAAGAGCGATCTCGAACTGGAGGTCGACGAACGCGACGGCGACGAGATACTCGAAGGCCGTCTCGTCGGGACGGTCACCGGAGAGGTCTACCCCATCGAGGACGGCATCCCGAATCTGCTGCCGCCGGACATGCGCGACGACTAGTCGGACCTGAACGTTTTTCACTACACGCCGAGAGGGACACACCGTGTCAGAGTCGCTGAGAGTCGAACTAAACGGAGAGGGTCTCCACACCATCACCGCGCCGCCCGAGTTCGAGGCCGACGGCCCGTTCGTGGTCGTCCTCGAGAACGCCGGCGCGGCGGTCCACGTACACGTCCATCTCGACGATGCGCTCTCCGCCGCGGCGCGACTCGAAAGCGGCAACCACTACGTCGAGGAGGGCGGGACGCAACGCGTCCGGGTCGGCGCCTCCTCGCGCGCGGAACCGGTGACCGGAACGCTCCGGGTCGTCACCGGGTACGGCGCGGAGGAGGCGCACGTCCGCGTGACGCTCGACCCCGCCGCGGCGGAGAAATCCGAAGTCGAGGTCGACGAGGAGTTCTCCCGGCCGCCGCGGAGGGAGCCCGAATCCTCCCCCGTCGACGAACTGCGGGAGGCGATTCCCGTCCCCTCGCGCACCGTCGTTCCGTTTCTCGGCCTCGTCGGTCTCTCTCTCCTCGTCGCCGCCGTGGTCGTCGCCACCGTCGATAGCACGGCACTCGTCCTCGGCGTCGGCGTCGTCCTCGGCGCGATGCTCGTCGCGACGGCGTTCCTCATCCGCTGACCGCCGACTCGGCGGAGCTGACGGTAACCTCCACTGACTGTCTGTTTTCCCTGAGTAGCGTTCATACTCCGGCGGGCCGTTACCACGACCCAGTGAGCTTCGTCGCAACGGTCACTATCCTCGACCCCCCGCTGTTTCAGGCGACGTTCGACGCGGTTCCGGACGCGCACAGCACGCTCGAAAACTACCACTACATCGAGGACGCCTCCGGTGAGCGGCGGTACGTGTTCTTCTCTTGGATTTCGGGGTGCGACTTCGACGAACACGAACGCGCGTTGACGAACGACCCGACGGTCGACGAGTTCAGGAGGCTCGCCGACGTGGGAAGCCGCCGCCTCTACCGAGTCGTCAGCGAACCGGTCCCCGCCGAGTGGCAGATGCTGTACCCGTTCTTCCGCGACAACGACATCACCGTGTTGAACTCGTCTCGGACGGTTCGCGGCGCTCACATCGAGGCTCGCTTCCCGTCGTACGACGCGCTACAGGCGTTGAAGACGGCGGTGTGCGAGGCCGGTGCCAACGTCGAGATAGACCGCATACACTCGGAGACGGCCCCGTCGCTCGGCGAGAATCGACTCACGGAGAAGCAACGCGAGGCGGTGGCGTTGGCCGCCCGCCGGGGGTACTTCGAGACGCCCAGTCGGGCGTCGCTCGGCGAACTCGCGGAGGAGCTAGGCGTCAGTCCGCAGGCCGTCTCGAAACGCGTCCGCGGCGGCGTCGAGAAACTCGTCGAGACGACGCTGACTCGCACCGAACCGGCGGAGCCGTCCTCGAACGGGCGGTAGGCCCGCGAGGCGCGAGTCGCCGCGGTGGCGTCGCCGCCTCGGGCCTCAGTCGTCGCCGTGAGCGGGTTCGGCCTCGCCGTCCCCGTCGGGGTGCGTCGGCGTGCCCGAGAGGTTGCCCTCCTCGTCGAAGCGTTTGGCGCGCAGGTAGCGCGCGCGGTACCGGTTCGCTCCCTCGTACACGTCGGCCTCCCGAATCTCCTCGGTGCGGCCGTCGGCGACGGCGTCGACGATGGCTTCGAGTTGTTCCTTCTCGGAGGGCGTCAGTTCGAACTCGTACGTCCGCGTCTCCTCTCGCTCTAACTTCGTCCACTGCCGCGCGGCGGCGACGACGAGCGAACAGGGTTCGCGGCACGGGAACGGCCCGTCGCCGCCGTCGGCGTCGAGTTCCTCGCCCTCGTCGAACTCCCACTCGCGCCGCCTGAGACACTGCGAATCGACGCAGCACGTCTCTGCGACCCACTCGACTGCCTCCCGCGGGAGTTCGTCGACGATGTCGTAGATGCCCGTCTGACGCTCGGCGGTGTCCCGCCAGTGACTCACGTCGAGTTCGCCCTCGCGTTCGAGGTTCCAGTTGGCCACCGTCGCCGGGTAGACGGTATCGACGGCTTCGACGGCGTCGCGCCCGTCGACGTCCGGAAGCGCCCACCCTGAGACGAGCGTCGGAGCCGTCTTCAGCGGCCGGTACCGGCCGCGTTCGTCGTACGTCGTCACCTCGCGGAGGTCCAACGGGTCCTCGTAGACGTCGAGTTCTTCGGGGGACGCGTCGGCGTCCTCGACGTGGCGGACGTCGTACCGCCGTTCGCCGTCCGGCCCGAGTTCGACCGAGACGGCGAGTTGTCCCCACTCGACGGCGACGCCGCGTTCGAGGGCCTCGTACCGTTCGGGCACCGAGTGCTCCGCCGCGCCCTCCACCCACCGGAGGAACGCCCGGCGGTGCCGCCCCGCGCCGACCGTTCGCTCCCAGTAGTGCCAGTTCGTCACGTACGCCGCGGCGTCTTCGGCCGCCTCGCGGAGTTCCGACTCCGAGAGGCCGTGACGGGACTGCTCGGGCGTTTCGAGGCTGTACTCCCCCTCGCTCGCGGCGACGGAGAGGCCGTCGAACTCGACGGGTTCGGACTCGGCGGCGTCCAGTAGCGCCTCGAACTGCGAGTCGCGCACGGTCAGTCCCCCGCCGCCTGCGTCTCTCGGGTGCGTTTCCGTACGGCGTCTATCGCGGCACCCACGTCAGCGCCGGCGTCGGCGGCGCGTTCGAGGATGACGTCGGCCATGAGGCCCTCGGTGCCGACGGCGCCGGCGTACCAGATGCGGTGGCCGTCGACTTCCGCGGGCACGTCGTACCCCGTCCGGTAGTCGTCGGTGAGGCCCATGTCCTCGGGGATGTCCTCCTGCGTGTGGAACCCGTCCGCGACGAACAGGGGGACGACCACCACGTCGTCGGACTCGAAGTAGTCCGTCACGTCGTCCACCTCTGGTTCCTCGTCCATGTAGAGGGCCTGCACCTCGTCGAAGCGGTCCATCTCGCGGACGCGTTGGGCGTGGTACTCGATGGCCTTCGCAGAGTTCTCGTTCCGTTCGGTGCCGTGGCCGACGACGGCCAGACCGAACCCCTCGCCGACGTCCGGGTCGCCCGTCACCGTCTCGGCGCGGCGGACGAGAACGTCCGTCATCGCCTCGTGCGTCCCGACGGGCCCGCAGTAGTGGACCGTCTGTCCGGTGTCCTCGGCTTCCAACGTCGCGGTGTCGGCGTCGAGGCCGTTCGACTCCCACTGGGAGACGTCCCACCCCTCCAGGCGGAGTTCCCGCGGGATGACCTGTTCGGTGAAGTACCCCTCGCTGATGAACAGGGGGACGACGTACACCTCGTCGGACTCCACCGTCCGGAGAACCTCCCGGAGGTGGGGCTCTTCCTTCCAGAATCCGGTCTTCACCTCGTCGAACGCCCCCGCCGCGCGGATGGTGTCGGCGTGATTCTCGGTCGGCGCGCGCGAGTCCGGGTTGAGATGCGACCCGTGCGCCACGATGACCAGCGCTTGCATACGAGTAGGTTACGACAGCACCGCCTTAGGGACTTCGCATCTCCGAAAGGAATTTTGTCGAAACGGAAGCCGAAATTCGGAGTGCCTTCATCATAGACTAAGTGAGGGGCGGTCGCCCGCGGGCCGACGCGCCGCGGGATTTTTTATCCCGTCTCGCCACCTCCCTGCTATGTCACTCGCCGCCGAGACGCGCGACGCCGTGCGAGAACGTCCCTACCTGCTTTCGGCCCTCCGCGCGGGCGTCGTCAACTACACCGCCGCCGCCGAATCGCTCGACGTGGAGGGCGACACCGACTCCGTGGCGACGGCCCTGCGCCGGTTCGCCGACGACCTCCCCGACCTGACGACGGAGTACCGCGACGCGACGGTGCGCATGCGAAGCGGTGTCGGCCTCGCGGGCGAGGACGTGGAGGCCGCCGACGCCGACGACCGGGTGGTGACCGTCGGCGGCGTCGAGATGGTCGCCGCCGACGGGCCGATGACCGCCCTCGTCGCGAAGGGCGACGTGGACGCGCGCGCACTCTCGGCCGCCGTGGACCGCCTCGCGGCCGAAGACGTCGTCGTGGACGCCGCGGGCGTCGCCGACGACGAACTCGCTATCGTCGTCCCGCGGCGGGAGGGCGCGAACGCCCTCCGAATCGTCGAGGGGGCGCTTCACGAAGTCGCTCGGTAGCGCTCCGTCTCTCTTCGGTTCCTCCGTTCGCGTTTTCGTCGCCTCACTTCGTTCGGCAACGCTACCGTTGCTCACGGGTCACTCCGTTCCCCGTTCGCGTTTTCGTCGCCTCACTTCGTTCGGCAACGCTACCGACGCATTCAACACCGAACGCAGACAAATCCGCGACGATGACGCTGTCCGTGACCAACACCCTGACGGGCGAACGCGAGGAGTTCGAGCCACGAGCAGACGACGACGTGTTGCTCTACGTCTGTGGGCTTACGGTCTCGGACGACGCGCACCTCGGGCACGCCCGCCTGTGGATGCACGCCGACGTGATGCACCGATGGCTGGAACACGAAGGGTACGACGTGCACCACGTCGAGAACTTCACCGACGTGAACGAGAAGATAGCCGCCAGAATCGGCGACGACGAACTGGGCGACTCCGAGGCCGACGTCGCGGAGCACTTCACCGGGAACGTCATCCGCGACATGCGCGGCCTGAACCTCAAGCGCGCGGAGGTGTACCCCCGCGTCTCGGAGCACGTTCCCCAGATTATCGACCTCATCGAGACGCTGATAGAGAAGGGCTACGCCTACGAGTCCAACGGGTCGGTGTACTTCGACGTCTCCGCGTTCGACGACTACGGCAAACTCTCGAACCAGAAGATAGAGGAGATGGAGTCTCAAGGCCCCGAGGACGAACGCAGAGAGAAGCGCAACCCCTCGGACTTCGCCCTCTGGAAGGCGGGTGCCGTCTCGCCGGACGACGTGGCGGAACACCGCCCCGACGAACTCGGACCGGTCCACGAACCGTGCGGCGAGACGTGGGAGTCGCCGTGGGGCGAGGGCCGTCCCGGGTGGCACATCGAGTGCTCGGCGATGTCGATGACGCACTTAGACGAGACCATCGACATCCACGTCGGCGGCCGTGACCTCGTCTTCCCGCACCACGAGAACGAGGTGGCCCAAAGCGAAGCGGCGACGGGCCAGACGTTCGCGCGCTACTGGCTTCACGTCGGCTTGCTCCAGACGGAGGGCGACAAGATGTCCTCCTCTCTGGGTAACTTCTTCTACGTGAACGACGCCTTAGAGGAGTTCGGCGCGGACGTGATTCGGACGTTCTACCTCTCGACGGCGTACGGGTCCGAGCAGACGTTCGGCGAGGACGCGATGGCCGAAGCCGAGGAGCGGTGGGACCGCCTCGAACGCGCCTACGACGCCGCTCTCGACGCCCTCGACGGCGTGGACGCCTACGCGACGGTCGAGGACGAGGCGTTCCGCGAGTCCGTCGAGACGGTCCGCACGGAGTTCCGCGAGGCGATGAACGACGACTTCAACGTGCGCGAGGCGATGGCCGCCTTGCTGGAACTCGCCGGGGCGGTCAACCGCCACCTCGACGGCCGAGAGCGGTACGACTACCGCGCGCTACGCGAGGCCGTCGAGGCGTTCGAGGACCTCGGCGGCGACGTGTTCGGCCTCTCCTTCGGCGACGCCGGGGAGGGCGGCGACGTCTCCGTCGCGGAGGACCTCGTGGAACTCGTCCTCGACGTGCGCGAGGCCGAACGCGAGGCCGGCAACTACGACCGGGCCGACGAACTCCGCGACGAACTCGCGGCACTCGGCGTCGAGGTGCAGGATTCCGACGACGGGCCGGCGTTCCGTTTCGAGTGACGAACGTCGGCGGCTTCCCTTCCGAGACGAGTGGAAACTGAACGACATGAGTCGGTGACCCCGTCTGCGTAGAGATTAACGATTGATACCAAAACTGATGCAGTTACTCTGATTCCCGGAACTAATGGTCGGACTGGAACGGGGAACCGTCGAGTTGGAGCCGTACGACGAAGAATGGACGAGGCTCTACGAAGAGGAAGTACAGCAACTGAAGAACATCGCGGGTGAGAGCTTCCTCGATTTCGAGCATATCGGTAGCACCGCTATCGAGGGGATGCCCGCGAAACCGATAATCGACGTCCTCGCCGTCGTCGAAGAACTGGACGAGGCTACGGACCTCGTCCCCGTACTCGAAGAACGCGAGTTCGAGTATCGTCCCGGAGAGGTAGAGGGACGCCTGTTCTTTGCCAAGGGGCCGCGCACGAACCGTACGTGTTACCTCTCGATCACGGAGCAAGGGAGCGACTTCTACAGAGAGAAAATCGCGTTCAGGGATTATCTCCGTGAACACCCTGACGTCGCCGAACGGTACGCTTCCGTAAAGAAGGGACTGGCGGAGAAGTACCCGGAGAACAGGGAGAGGTACACCGAGGAGAAAGGAGAGTTCGTTCGAGACGTTCTCGACCGGGCGATGGACGGATAGGGGCCGTTCTACCGATACTGAGGCTCCACTGCCCGTACGCGTACTTTGTACCGGTTCCGCGAACGGTGCTCACTCCGACCGCGAGGCGACGCGCCGCACTTCCACGGCCACCTCGTTCGGGGGGAGGAACGACGACGCGCCCGGCCCGTCGTAGCGCAGGACGAACGGGTCGCCGACGACCTGTACGTCCTCGCTCCCCTCTCGAAGCGTCGAGCGGAGTTTCTCGCCCTCGCGTTCGGCGCGGTTCCCGATGCTCCACCGCGGGAGAGACGTCACCGCGAGCGTTCGTTCCGGGAGTTCGACCACCCTGACCTTGGGGTCCGACGGCCGCGGGGCCGACTCGAAGTCGTGCGACTCGGGCAGGTAGAACGCCATCCGGACGCCGTCCGCCTCCGATTCCTCACCGCCGGGGGCGGTCACGGAGACGGGCCCGCCGGCGGAGTCGGAGGCGGTCACGGAGACGGCGTCCGACGCCGACTTCGACTCCGAGGCGGGCGAACGGCGCGTCTCGCCCTCGCTCACGACGGTCGGAAGCGGGGAGAGGTCCGCCTCGGCTTCGTTGTTCCCGGAGACGTAGCGGACGAGTCTGCCGAACGCCTGATGTTCGGACGGTGCGACCGTCTCTACGACCGTCGTCGTCGGGTAGCGTCGCAACTCCGCGCCGCCGACGGTGCCGACCGACTCGTAAGGGAGTGAGGGCGTCGAACGCCTCTCGTGGACGACTCTCGCGGCGGCACCGGCGACGAGTGAGGCGGCGGCGAGGCCGCCGTAGGCGAGGGTGCGCTTTCTGACCATACCGTCAGAAGCGTCGCGCGGACCATAGTCTCTTGTGGGCGTTCGCGTGGTCGAACGAAGTGAGGCCGCGGAGAGCGGGGAGGGACGACCCGCGAGTGGTGCGGCGACTCTCCCTTGCGCGCCGTGAGTCCGCCCGTCTCACATCGTAAAGAGGTGCGAGTCGTCGGGCACGTCGAACAGTCCCATCCGGACGCCCGCGTCGAGCCACCCGTAGCCGTACGAGAACGACGCCAAGGCGTTCACCCAGTCGTCGTCCGCGCGGAAGTGCCGCCCGTCTTCGAGGTACGAAAGCGCCATCTCGCGGCACTCTTCGGCGGCGTCGCCGAGGGGGGTCCCCGCCGGGACGGCGGGGTCCGCCTCCGAGAGCGCGTCGGCCAACATCCCCTCGTAGCGGTCGGTCTTCTCGTGGAGGTCCGCGGGCATACCTCCCCGTGGACGGCGGCGGACCAAGAAGCCGTCCGTTCGTGTCGGCGGCGCGACGTACACGGAACGACTTTACGACGCGACGAGAATCGAGCCGTATGCGCCCTCCACTACACGCTCTCCTGCTCGGACGGGAGTCCGACGCGTCGCGACGCGCCGTCGCCCTCGCCGCCGTCCTCGGCGTCGCCGTCTTCGCCGCGTACGAACTCGTCCTCCACTCCGCCCTCGGCGGGGCCGTCTGGTACCCCTACCCCGTGGCGGGCGTCGCCGTCGCCGCCGCCGCGGCGCACGCGTACCGCAACGACGGCCTCCTCGTCTGTTGGGTCGTCGGCCTCTGCCCGACGGTGGGGTACGACCTCTATCACTTCGGCGGCCTCGAACCGACGCCCGCAGGTAGCCTTCTGCTGGCGGCGACGAGTCCGTCGCTCCTCGTCGGCCTCGCGTACGCGTCGCTCGGATTCGTCGCGGGGGCGACGCTCTCTCGCCTCGCGGGGGCGGTCCGACCGGCCACCGACGCGGTCTGAGGCGCGGTACCGTCGGTACGAGCGGTCTCTCCTGCGATGTGTTGACGTGCCGGTTACCCCGCGCCGCGCGCACGACAGCGGAACCTAAAAGGGAGGCAGTCTCGAATTCTGAGACATGAGCGACGACGCGGACGATTTCGTTGAACACCGGAAACTGATAATCGCGGGCTCGGGTATCTCGGGCCTCTCGGCGGCCATCTACGCCGGGCGGTCCAACAACGACCCGCTCGTGTTGGAGGGGGACGAACCCGGCGGACAGTTGACGCTCACCACCGAGGTGGACAACTATCCGGGCTTCCCCGAGGGCATCTCCGGGCCGGAACTCATCCAGAACATGCGCGAACAGGCCGAGCGCTTCGGCGCGGAGATTCGCCACGGCATCGTCGAGTCGGTAGACGCGGATGACCGCCCCTTCACGGTGACGCTGAGCAACGGCGACGTCTACACCGCGGACGCAATCATCGCCGCCTCGGGCGCGTCCGCCCGGACGCTCGGCGTCCCCGGCGAGGACGAACTGATGGGGTACGGCCTCTCGACGTGCGCCACCTGCGACGGCGCGTTCTTCCGCGGCGAGAAGATACTGGTCGTCGGCGGCGGCGACGCCGCGATGGAGGAGGCGAGCTTCCTCACCAAGTTCGCCTCGAAGGTGTACCTCGTCCACCGCCGCGAGGAGTTCCGCGCGGAGGACTACTGGGTCGACCGCGTCCAAGAGCAGGTCGACGACGACGAGATAGAACTGATGCTCAACACCGAGGTGACCGAACTCCACGGGTCGGCCGAGGAGGGCGTCGAGAGCGTCACCCTCGTCCGCAACCCCGAGGGACACCCGACGGACAAACTCGACGACCCCGAGACCGAGGAGTTCGACTTCGACGTTGGCGCGGTGTTCTACGCCATCGGTCACACGCCGAACGCCGACTACCTCGAAGGAACGGGCGTCGAACGCGACGAAGAGGGGTACGTGAAGACGAAGGGCGGCACCGACGGCGGGCAGACGGCGACCGACGTGTCCGGCATCTTCGGCGCGGGCGACGTGGTGGACTACCACTACCAACAGGCCGCGACGGCGGGCGGCATGGGCGTGAAGGCCGCACTCGACGCCGACGACTACCTCGAAGAACTCGAACGCGACGGGCGCGCCGAGGCCGAAGAGGAACCCGCGGCCGTCGAGTCCGACGACTGAGCGCGCTACCGACCGTTCTCGCTTCTCGACCGCCGATTTCTCTTCTGTCGAGCGCCGACGTCGAGCAACAGTCCGACGAGGAGGTACGCGTACGCCGACGCGCCAGACGAGGAGCAAGGCGGCGCCGAAGGCGAGAAAACCGGCGCGACCGGCGACTGCTCCGTCCCGTCGTCATCGGCGGGGCGTTCGGGCCCGCGGCCGAAACGCCTCCCGCCGAACACGTTCGCCAGTGTGCAAGCACGAGGACTTCCCCGCGTCCGAACGACGGACGAGTACATGAAGACAGTAGTCCACCTCGTTTCCGCGGACGAGACGGAACAGCAGACTGCGCTGAACATCGTGCGGAACCTCGTCGACGACGAGTCGGGAACCATCGACCAAGTGGCTGTCGTCGCGCAGGCCGGCGGGATAGAGCGGGTGACGACCGAGGAGGACGAAGGCGAGGACGTCGAGAACCTCCTCGCCGACGGCGTCGAGTTCAAGGCCTGCAGCAACACCCTCCAGATGAAGGGCTTAGAGGAGTCGGACCTCGTCGGCGGCATCGAGACGGTTCCCGAGGGGGCCGTCGAGGTGACGCGCCTGCAGACGGAAGGCTACGCGTACATCCGCCCGTAGTTCACGCCGCCGAACCGGTCACCTCCGATTCCCACACATCCTTAAGTCGAGAGGCCCCACGGAGCGTATGGTCGATACGGAAATCTACACCATCGAAGGCCCGAACGGCGACGTCGAATCTATCGAACTCCCCGAGGGTCTCGTGGACGTGTTCGCCGAACAGGGCGAGGAACCGACGAGCGTCGTCGGCGACCTGGTAGTGCAGGCGTTCGCACAGCAGGCCCACGTCGTCGTCCACCACAGCGAAGGCGAGACGGCGGCCGACCTCTCGGAACTCAACGAGGAGATGGAGAACATCTTCGAGGAACGCTTCGGCGTCCCCCTCTCGGAAGCGATGGGTCACAGCCACTAACGCGGGCGATTCTCGGCGCATATTCGCACGATTTCGAATCGCGGCGGCCGGGTTCGGCCGCCGAGACGCTCAGACGGAGAGCGACGGCACCGTCGCCGCGACGCGGAGGTTCCCGGCGACGGTGACGCCGCAGAGAAGCGAACCACTTTTCGCTTCGCTCCGTGCGACACGGTAGTGTGCATCAGAGAGCGAGGACGTTCGCCCGCGAGGCGTCCGAACGGTACGACTTCGAGGTGACCGTCGAGGAGTTCCCCGAGGGGACGAAGACGGCGGCGGACGCCGCCGACGCCGTCGGGTGCGACGTCGGGCAGATAGCCAGCAGTCTCGTCTTCGACTGCGACGGCGAACTCGTCGTCGTCGTCACCAGCGGTGCGAACCGGGTCAGCGAGGCGAAACTCGCGGCCCACCTCGGACTCGACGAGGGCGACGTGTCGATGGCCGACCCCGAGGAGATACGCGAGGTGGTCGGATGGTCCATCGGCGGCGTCCCGCCGTTCTGCCACGAAACCGACCTCCGCGTCCTCTTCGACGAGTCCCTCTCGGAGTACGACACCGTCTGGGGGGCGGCTGGGACGCCGAGTGCGATGTTCCCCGTCTCCCCCGAAGAACTGCGCCGCCTCGCCGACGCGACGCCCGCCGACGTAGCCGAGTAAGCGCCGCCGTTCTGTCGTCACGCCGATTACAGGACCCGTCCCTCTCGTTTTTGGCAGTTTCTCCCGTGAGTTCACAGTCTCCGCCCGGACGCACAGATTTATTTTTAGAGGTGTCTAATCCTTTAGTGAGACATGGACAACATTTCTCCGCGGCGGACGCGAACGCCGCGGCGCGGCGCGGGTGATTCGGATGGCTGAACTGTTCGATATCTTCGCGGCGTCCGTCCGCGACGGGTTCGTGCAGGTGAGCGCGTTCGTCGCCGTGACGGTTCTCCTCTTCAGTTACGTGCAGTACCGAACGGACGGGAGACTCGTCCGTCGGTTAGAGGAGAACCGCCGCGCCGGACCGCTGGTCGGCGCGCTGATGGGACTGACGCCGGGGTGCGGCGGCGCTATCGTGATGATGCCGCTGTACGTCCGCGGCACCGTCTCGTTCGGCACCGTCGTGGCGACGCTCGTCGCCACCACGGGCGACTCGGCGTTCGTCCTGTTGGCGCTCGCCCCGAAGGCGGCGCTGTACGCCTACGGTATCGCCCTCGTCGCCGCCGTCACCTTCGGCTACGCCATCGACCGGTTCGGATTCGGCGTCGGGCGCGTGGACGCCGCGGTGGCGAGCCTCCGGCCCGCCGTCTCGGACGGCGGCAGCGCGAGACGCAGTCTCACGGGCGGTCGGACGCAGTCCGGCGATACGGCGGCCCCCGCCGTCGGTAACCAAGTCCACCACTACGACGAAATCGACGGGTGCACCGTCGAGGGACCGACGCGCGACTCGTCGCTCGGGCGGCGCGTCTCCCGACTCGCACTCGGCGCGTGGTGGGTCGCCGCCGCCGTCGCCCTCGTCGTCGGCGTCCTCTACTTGCTCCGCGGCGCGCCGGAGGTTCCGCTGACGCTCGGCGGTTCGTACGCTGGCGTCTTCACCGCCGTCGGCGTCGCGGGGACCGCGCTGTCGGCGTTCCTCTACGTCGTCGGCCGGCGCTACGTCGGCCACGGGCGCGTCGGCGAGGGCGAGGACTCCTTCGAGAGCGCCGCCGAGACGCTCACGCACGCGGCGATGGAGACGTCGTTCGTCACCGTCTGGGTCGTCGCCGCCTACCTCGTCTACGAGTACGCCGTCGTCTTCTCGGGCGTCGA is part of the Halopelagius longus genome and encodes:
- a CDS encoding CbiX/SirB N-terminal domain-containing protein codes for the protein MQALVIVAHGSHLNPDSRAPTENHADTIRAAGAFDEVKTGFWKEEPHLREVLRTVESDEVYVVPLFISEGYFTEQVIPRELRLEGWDVSQWESNGLDADTATLEAEDTGQTVHYCGPVGTHEAMTDVLVRRAETVTGDPDVGEGFGLAVVGHGTERNENSAKAIEYHAQRVREMDRFDEVQALYMDEEPEVDDVTDYFESDDVVVVPLFVADGFHTQEDIPEDMGLTDDYRTGYDVPAEVDGHRIWYAGAVGTEGLMADVILERAADAGADVGAAIDAVRKRTRETQAAGD
- a CDS encoding methytransferase partner Trm112 codes for the protein MKESLMDILCDPLDKSDLELEVDERDGDEILEGRLVGTVTGEVYPIEDGIPNLLPPDMRDD
- a CDS encoding GrpB family protein; translation: MVGLERGTVELEPYDEEWTRLYEEEVQQLKNIAGESFLDFEHIGSTAIEGMPAKPIIDVLAVVEELDEATDLVPVLEEREFEYRPGEVEGRLFFAKGPRTNRTCYLSITEQGSDFYREKIAFRDYLREHPDVAERYASVKKGLAEKYPENRERYTEEKGEFVRDVLDRAMDG
- a CDS encoding DUF357 domain-containing protein — translated: MPADLHEKTDRYEGMLADALSEADPAVPAGTPLGDAAEECREMALSYLEDGRHFRADDDWVNALASFSYGYGWLDAGVRMGLFDVPDDSHLFTM
- a CDS encoding DR2241 family protein, coding for MTVRDSQFEALLDAAESEPVEFDGLSVAASEGEYSLETPEQSRHGLSESELREAAEDAAAYVTNWHYWERTVGAGRHRRAFLRWVEGAAEHSVPERYEALERGVAVEWGQLAVSVELGPDGERRYDVRHVEDADASPEELDVYEDPLDLREVTTYDERGRYRPLKTAPTLVSGWALPDVDGRDAVEAVDTVYPATVANWNLEREGELDVSHWRDTAERQTGIYDIVDELPREAVEWVAETCCVDSQCLRRREWEFDEGEELDADGGDGPFPCREPCSLVVAAARQWTKLEREETRTYEFELTPSEKEQLEAIVDAVADGRTEEIREADVYEGANRYRARYLRAKRFDEEGNLSGTPTHPDGDGEAEPAHGDD
- a CDS encoding SOUL family heme-binding protein, with protein sequence MVRKRTLAYGGLAAASLVAGAAARVVHERRSTPSLPYESVGTVGGAELRRYPTTTVVETVAPSEHQAFGRLVRYVSGNNEAEADLSPLPTVVSEGETRRSPASESKSASDAVSVTASDSAGGPVSVTAPGGEESEADGVRMAFYLPESHDFESAPRPSDPKVRVVELPERTLAVTSLPRWSIGNRAEREGEKLRSTLREGSEDVQVVGDPFVLRYDGPGASSFLPPNEVAVEVRRVASRSE
- the cysS gene encoding cysteine--tRNA ligase, whose translation is MTLSVTNTLTGEREEFEPRADDDVLLYVCGLTVSDDAHLGHARLWMHADVMHRWLEHEGYDVHHVENFTDVNEKIAARIGDDELGDSEADVAEHFTGNVIRDMRGLNLKRAEVYPRVSEHVPQIIDLIETLIEKGYAYESNGSVYFDVSAFDDYGKLSNQKIEEMESQGPEDERREKRNPSDFALWKAGAVSPDDVAEHRPDELGPVHEPCGETWESPWGEGRPGWHIECSAMSMTHLDETIDIHVGGRDLVFPHHENEVAQSEAATGQTFARYWLHVGLLQTEGDKMSSSLGNFFYVNDALEEFGADVIRTFYLSTAYGSEQTFGEDAMAEAEERWDRLERAYDAALDALDGVDAYATVEDEAFRESVETVRTEFREAMNDDFNVREAMAALLELAGAVNRHLDGRERYDYRALREAVEAFEDLGGDVFGLSFGDAGEGGDVSVAEDLVELVLDVREAEREAGNYDRADELRDELAALGVEVQDSDDGPAFRFE
- a CDS encoding DUF7523 family protein: MSLAAETRDAVRERPYLLSALRAGVVNYTAAAESLDVEGDTDSVATALRRFADDLPDLTTEYRDATVRMRSGVGLAGEDVEAADADDRVVTVGGVEMVAADGPMTALVAKGDVDARALSAAVDRLAAEDVVVDAAGVADDELAIVVPRREGANALRIVEGALHEVAR
- a CDS encoding DUF7524 family protein, which codes for MSESLRVELNGEGLHTITAPPEFEADGPFVVVLENAGAAVHVHVHLDDALSAAARLESGNHYVEEGGTQRVRVGASSRAEPVTGTLRVVTGYGAEEAHVRVTLDPAAAEKSEVEVDEEFSRPPRREPESSPVDELREAIPVPSRTVVPFLGLVGLSLLVAAVVVATVDSTALVLGVGVVLGAMLVATAFLIR
- a CDS encoding helix-turn-helix domain-containing protein, whose protein sequence is MSFVATVTILDPPLFQATFDAVPDAHSTLENYHYIEDASGERRYVFFSWISGCDFDEHERALTNDPTVDEFRRLADVGSRRLYRVVSEPVPAEWQMLYPFFRDNDITVLNSSRTVRGAHIEARFPSYDALQALKTAVCEAGANVEIDRIHSETAPSLGENRLTEKQREAVALAARRGYFETPSRASLGELAEELGVSPQAVSKRVRGGVEKLVETTLTRTEPAEPSSNGR